The Micromonospora sp. NBC_00421 DNA window CTCGACACGGCATCTCGAAAGTTTTCCGAAACTCGTTGACACTTTCGAAATGCCGCTGCAATACTCCGAGCACAGTGACATCAACGCATCTCAATAGATATCCGCCTCGTCAGGTGTGTCCCAGTTCTCAGGAGGACCTGCGCATGATCGCCAGTATCGGTGGCTCCCGCCGCCCGTCCGTCCCCCGAGCATCGCGCCGCACCGTCCGGTTGGCCGCGCTCGTCACCACCGTGGCGCTGGGTGCCGTCGGTCTCGCGGTCGCCGCGACCCCGTCCAGCGCCGCCGCCTGCAACGGCTACGTCGGCCTCACCTTCGACGACGGTCCGACCGGCAGCACCGGCGCACTGCTGTCCGTGCTGCGCGCAAACAACGTCCGGGCCACCATGTTCAACGTCGGGCAGAACGTGCAGGGCAACCAGGCCGCCGCGCGGGCCCAGGTCGACGCCGGCATGTGGGTCGGCAACCACAGCTGGAACCACGCGCACATGACCTCGATGGGTCAGAGCCAGATGCAGTCGGACCTCTCCCAGACCAACTCGGCGATCCAGGCGGCCACCGGTGTCCGGCCGCAGCTGTTCCGCCCGCCCTACGGGGAGACCAACTCGACCCTCCAGTCGGTCGCCTCGTCGCTCGGCCTGCGACAGGTGATCTGGGACGTCGACTCCCAGGACTGGAACGGTGCCAGCGTCGGCCAGATCGTCTCCAACGCCGGCCGGCTCCAGGCCGGCCAGGTGATCCTGATGCACGACGGCATCCAGAACACCCGTGACGCGATCCCGCAGATCGTGGCCAACCTGAACAGCCGCAACCTCTGCCCGGGGATGATCTCGCCGAGCACCGGCCGGGCGGTGGCCCCGGACGGCACCCCGCCGACCACCGGCACTCCGACCACCCCGCCCGGCAACCCGACCACCCCGCCGCCCAGCGGGGGCTGCACCGCGACGGCGACGTACCCCAACGTCTGGGGCGACAGGTACAACACGTCGGTGACGGTCCAGGGGGCCGGCAACTGGACGGTGGTCGTGGCGGTGACCGCGCCGCAGAAGATCACCACCACCTGGAACGGCGCCCCCAGCTGGGACGGCACCGGCAACGTGATGACGATGCGGTCCAACGGCAGTGGCAACACCTTCGGCTTCACCACGATGATGAACGGCAACAGCGGCGCCAGACCGCAGATCCGGTCCTGCACCACGGGCTGATCGCGGGTGGCCCGCCGAGGCCACCGGTACGGCTCGGGTGAGGGGCCGTCAATCCCACCTCGCCGGCCGACCCTCCCCGGATGCAGGATCCGTCGCATCCGGGGAGGGCCGGCCGGCGGTGGTGCTATCCGGGCAGGTGGGGGGTGGCGGCGAACTCGACGAGCTGGAGACGACCGCGGGCATGGGCGTAGCGGGTCAGTGAAGTGTTGGCGATCGGGGTGGTGGCGAGGATCGCGTCGAGGTCGGTGAACGACAGTCCGTCGAGGAGGTGACGCACGGCGACGACCACGGCGTCGTGGGCCACCACCCACACCCGGCGGCCGGCGTGGCGGCTGCCGAGGTCGGCCAGGGCGGCACGGACGCGGGCGACGACGTCGTCGAACGTCTCCCCGTCCGGTGGCCGGTAGGCGTAGAGGCCGTCGGCGGCGAGCCGGGCCGCCTCGGTGGGGAAGCGCTCGGCGATCATGAGGGGCGTCAGGAGCTCCAGGTCACCCATGCCCCGGTCGACCAGCCGGTCGTCGAGGTCGGCCGGTGGGTGGGTGACACCGAGGGCGGCGGCGGTGTCCGCTACCCGGGCCCAGGTCTGGCGGGCCCGCAGGTAGGGGGAGCAGACGACGTGCTCCGGGAGCTGGTCGGCGGGCTGCGCCGCGAGCCAGTGGCCGAGCCGGGTGGCCTGCCGCCGGCCCAGCGGGGACAGGTCGATGTCGGCGTCGCGCCCGGTAAGGCCGTGCGCGGCGACGCCACGGGTGTGGGCCTCGGCGAAGGCGACGTTGGCGAGGCTCTGCCCGTGCCGAACGACTGTCAACTCTGCGACGGTGTCCATGGGTGATCCGCGGGCCCTCCGGGCTGCGTCCGAAACTATCGAGTCACACGTCCGAAACTACCGGTTGAAAAACCCGGACATGTCTGCCAGCCTGAAACGCATCGATGTCTGTGAACGTTAACAGGATCTTGGTAAGCCGTACCACCACCCACCACAGGAGGTAGCGACAGTGCGAGGACAGGCATACCACCCCCCGCCCCTGGAACACACCCACGCGGACCGGGTGTCCCCAGGCCTGCGGGGACGGCTGGCCAAGCTCGCCACGGCCGGGATCGCCGCCGCCGTCGTCGGGTTGTTCACCATGACGGTGGCGACGGGGTCGGCGTCGGCTGCCGACAACCCGTACCAGCGGGGCCCGGACCCCACCCGGGCCAGCGTCGCGGCGGTGAACGGCCCGTTCGCCAACACGTCGGTCGCCGTCCCGACCGGGTACGGATTCAACGGCGGCAGGATCTACTACCCGACCGACACCAGCCAGGGCACCTTCGGCGCCATCGCGATCTCGCCGGGTTACACCGCGTTGTTCTCCGTCGAGCTGGCCTGGATGGGGCCGTGGCTGGCCTCGCACGGCTTCGTCGTGATCGGCATCGAGACCAACAGCCGCAACGACTTCGACACGGCCCGGGGCACCCAGTTGCTCGCCGCGCTTGACTACCTGACCCAGCAGAGCCCGGTGCGCGACCGGGTCGACCCCACCCGGCTGGCCGTCTCCGGTCACTCCATGGGTGGCGGTGGAGCGCTGAGCGCGGCGCTCCGGCGTGCGTCGCTGAAGGCGGTGGTCGGCATCGCGCCGTACTCGCCGTCGTCCAACCTGGCCAACGACCGGGTGCCCACGATGATCTTCTCCGGGCAGGCGGACACGGTGGTCACCCCGTCCTACGCCACCGGTCTGTACAACAGCATCCCGGCCACGACGGAGAGCGCCTACCTGGAGGTCGCGGGCGCCGACCACGGGTTCATGGTCGGCCGGTCGAACCCGGTGCTGATCCGGACCATGCTGCCGTTCCTCAAGATGTTCGTCGACAACGACGCCCGCTACAGCCAGTTCCTCTGCCCGCTGGCGGACAACAGCGGCGTGGTGACCTACCGCAGCACGTGCCCGCTGCTGCCCACGACGCCGACCACCCCGCCGCCGACCCCGTCGGACACCCCGCCGCCGACGCCGACGAGCACCCCGACCACGCCGCCGACCACCGGCCCGCCCGGCACCGCCAGCCTGGTCGTCGGCGCGCAGTCCGGCCGGTGCCTCGACGTGCCCAACGCCTCCCGCGCCAACGGCACCCGGGTGCAGCTCTGGGACTGCAACAGGCAGGCCAACCAGTCCTGGACCTACACCTCGACCAAGCAACTACGGGTGTACGGCGACATGTGTCTGGACGCGGCGGGTTCCGGCAACGGCGCGGCGGTCCAGATCTACGGCTGCCACAGCCAGACCAACCAGCAGTGGAACGTCAACGCCAACGGCACCATCAGCAGCGTGCAGTCCGGGCGGTGCCTGGACGTCTGGAGCACGGCCAACGGGGCGCAGATCCAGCTCTACGACTGCCACGGTCAGACCAACCAGCGGTTCACCCTCACGCCCCTCGCCTGACTCCCGACCGACCCGGCGGACAGGCCCCTGACCCACCGGGTGCGTCCACCGTTTCGCAGGGCCCGTGCCGGGCCGTGCCCTCCCGCACGGGAGGGCACGGCCCGGCACGGTGCCGTACGCCAGCTGGTGACTTCTTCTCAGATTCGGCCGTTCGCACTGCTAATCGAGGTTGGCGGGACAAGCTGTGTCCGGTTTGCGAGGCTTAGCGGGTGCGGAGGGATGATCCCGCGCCACACCCGACGGCCGGGGGGCGGCGTCTGGTGGCCCGTGACCCCGGGGCCATCGGCGATGTGAGCTGGGTCGAACTCTTCGTCGATCTGCTCTTCGTGTTCGCGTTCCTGGCCGTCACCACGCTGATGGGCGAGCACTTCAGCCCTCTCGGGCTGGTCCAGGGCGTGCTCGTGATCCTGCTCATCTGGCACTGCTGGACGCCGTGTGTCTGGCTCGGCAACGTGGTGCACCTCGACCGGGGGGTCATGCCCCCGATCATGCTCGGCATCGCCGCCGCCCTGCTGGTGATCGGGGTCGCGATACCCGAGGCGTTCACCGACCGGCAGGGCGGGCTGCCCGGCCCGCTGGTGCTGATCTGTGGGTATCTGCTGATCCGGGCGACCGCCA harbors:
- a CDS encoding polysaccharide deacetylase family protein, which codes for MIASIGGSRRPSVPRASRRTVRLAALVTTVALGAVGLAVAATPSSAAACNGYVGLTFDDGPTGSTGALLSVLRANNVRATMFNVGQNVQGNQAAARAQVDAGMWVGNHSWNHAHMTSMGQSQMQSDLSQTNSAIQAATGVRPQLFRPPYGETNSTLQSVASSLGLRQVIWDVDSQDWNGASVGQIVSNAGRLQAGQVILMHDGIQNTRDAIPQIVANLNSRNLCPGMISPSTGRAVAPDGTPPTTGTPTTPPGNPTTPPPSGGCTATATYPNVWGDRYNTSVTVQGAGNWTVVVAVTAPQKITTTWNGAPSWDGTGNVMTMRSNGSGNTFGFTTMMNGNSGARPQIRSCTTG
- a CDS encoding histidine phosphatase family protein, with the protein product MDTVAELTVVRHGQSLANVAFAEAHTRGVAAHGLTGRDADIDLSPLGRRQATRLGHWLAAQPADQLPEHVVCSPYLRARQTWARVADTAAALGVTHPPADLDDRLVDRGMGDLELLTPLMIAERFPTEAARLAADGLYAYRPPDGETFDDVVARVRAALADLGSRHAGRRVWVVAHDAVVVAVRHLLDGLSFTDLDAILATTPIANTSLTRYAHARGRLQLVEFAATPHLPG
- a CDS encoding poly(ethylene terephthalate) hydrolase family protein; protein product: MSPGLRGRLAKLATAGIAAAVVGLFTMTVATGSASAADNPYQRGPDPTRASVAAVNGPFANTSVAVPTGYGFNGGRIYYPTDTSQGTFGAIAISPGYTALFSVELAWMGPWLASHGFVVIGIETNSRNDFDTARGTQLLAALDYLTQQSPVRDRVDPTRLAVSGHSMGGGGALSAALRRASLKAVVGIAPYSPSSNLANDRVPTMIFSGQADTVVTPSYATGLYNSIPATTESAYLEVAGADHGFMVGRSNPVLIRTMLPFLKMFVDNDARYSQFLCPLADNSGVVTYRSTCPLLPTTPTTPPPTPSDTPPPTPTSTPTTPPTTGPPGTASLVVGAQSGRCLDVPNASRANGTRVQLWDCNRQANQSWTYTSTKQLRVYGDMCLDAAGSGNGAAVQIYGCHSQTNQQWNVNANGTISSVQSGRCLDVWSTANGAQIQLYDCHGQTNQRFTLTPLA